One Nonomuraea angiospora DNA segment encodes these proteins:
- a CDS encoding carboxyl transferase domain-containing protein → MSRPDARTLIETILDRGSWKSWDAPPADPAQPGSPYADELAAARVKSGYDESVITGEGLLGGRRVAVVACEFSFMAGSIGVAAAERFTAAVERATRERLPVLAAPASGGTRMQEGALAFVQMVKITTAIQLHRSEGLPYLVYLRHPTTGGVFASWGSLGHVTAAEPGALIGFMGPRVFESLHGYPFPEGVQVAENLHRKGLIDAVVPAEEAREVAIRALSVLADDRSGVEAGTPPEEDLRPVEAWEAITRSRRDDRPGVRTLLKLAATDVTPLSGSGEGENEPGLLLALARFGTAPAVVLGQDRRVQRTNSPLGPAGLRVARRGMRLAAELGLPLITVVDTAGADLSKAAEEGGLAAEIARCLAELVMLDAPTVCLLLGEGAGGAALALLPADRVLCAQHAWLSPLPPEGASAILYRSVDFAPEIAQAQRIRATDLRRDGIVDRVVPEVPDAAYEPRQFCERVGRALEYEIANLLELSPADRFAARRARYRNLGVGGGLG, encoded by the coding sequence GTGAGCCGTCCGGACGCGCGCACACTGATCGAAACGATCCTCGACCGGGGTTCGTGGAAGTCGTGGGATGCGCCGCCCGCCGACCCGGCGCAGCCCGGCTCCCCCTACGCCGACGAGCTGGCCGCGGCCCGCGTCAAGTCCGGCTACGACGAGTCGGTCATCACCGGCGAAGGGCTGCTCGGCGGCCGCAGGGTGGCCGTGGTGGCCTGCGAGTTCTCGTTCATGGCGGGCTCGATCGGGGTGGCGGCGGCCGAGCGGTTCACGGCCGCCGTGGAGCGGGCCACCCGCGAGCGGCTGCCGGTGCTGGCCGCGCCCGCGTCGGGCGGCACGCGGATGCAGGAGGGCGCGCTCGCGTTCGTCCAGATGGTGAAGATCACCACCGCGATCCAGCTGCACCGGAGCGAGGGCCTGCCCTACCTGGTCTACCTGCGGCATCCGACGACGGGCGGGGTGTTCGCGTCGTGGGGGTCGCTCGGGCACGTCACGGCGGCCGAGCCGGGGGCGCTGATCGGGTTCATGGGGCCGCGGGTGTTCGAGTCGCTGCACGGCTACCCGTTCCCCGAGGGCGTGCAGGTCGCGGAGAACCTCCACCGGAAGGGCCTGATCGACGCGGTGGTCCCGGCCGAGGAGGCGCGGGAGGTCGCGATCAGGGCGCTCAGCGTGCTCGCCGACGACAGGTCCGGGGTGGAGGCGGGCACGCCGCCGGAGGAGGACCTGCGGCCCGTCGAGGCGTGGGAGGCGATCACCCGCTCGCGCCGCGACGACCGGCCCGGCGTGCGTACGCTGCTCAAGCTCGCCGCCACCGACGTGACCCCGCTCAGCGGCAGCGGGGAGGGCGAGAACGAGCCGGGGCTGCTGCTGGCGCTGGCCAGGTTCGGCACGGCGCCGGCGGTGGTGCTCGGGCAGGACCGGCGGGTCCAGCGGACCAACTCGCCCCTCGGCCCGGCCGGGCTCAGGGTGGCCCGGCGGGGCATGCGGCTGGCGGCCGAGCTGGGCCTGCCCCTGATCACCGTCGTCGACACGGCGGGCGCCGACCTGTCGAAGGCGGCCGAGGAGGGCGGGCTGGCCGCCGAGATCGCCCGCTGCCTGGCCGAGCTGGTCATGCTCGACGCGCCGACCGTGTGCCTGCTACTCGGCGAGGGCGCGGGCGGGGCGGCGCTGGCGCTGCTGCCCGCCGACCGGGTGCTCTGCGCCCAGCACGCCTGGCTGTCGCCGCTGCCGCCGGAGGGCGCCTCGGCCATCCTCTACCGCTCGGTGGACTTCGCGCCCGAGATCGCCCAGGCCCAGCGCATCCGCGCCACCGACCTGCGCCGCGACGGCATCGTGGACCGGGTCGTCCCGGAGGTGCCGGACGCCGCCTACGAGCCGCGGCAGTTCTGCGAGCGGGTGGGGCGGGCGCTGGAGTACGAGATCGCCAACCTGCTGGAGCTGAGCCCGGCGGACCGTTTCGCGGCCCGCCGGGCCCGCTACCGCAACCTCGGCGTCGGAGGCGGTCTCGGCTAG
- a CDS encoding uridine kinase family protein encodes MNDLADRIMTLRPSCGPVRLVAVDGPAGAGKTTFAGRLGAALGCQVIHSDDFPVPWEEGPGGWFHALESQVLVRLRDGVPGGFRRYDWVRGEYAEHVAVPVAPVLVIEGVGTARASIARLLAFTVWVDAPRALRFARVMERDGAELEPRWLEWFAAEEKWFAEDRSRDRADLIVETGQTGQRRATGPT; translated from the coding sequence GTGAACGACCTGGCCGATCGCATCATGACCCTGCGCCCCTCCTGCGGCCCCGTCCGGCTGGTGGCCGTGGACGGGCCGGCGGGGGCGGGCAAGACGACGTTCGCGGGGCGGCTGGGGGCGGCGCTCGGGTGCCAGGTGATCCACAGCGACGACTTCCCCGTGCCGTGGGAGGAGGGGCCCGGCGGCTGGTTCCACGCGCTGGAGTCGCAGGTGCTGGTCCGGCTCCGGGACGGCGTGCCCGGAGGTTTCCGCAGGTACGACTGGGTGCGCGGCGAGTACGCCGAGCACGTGGCGGTCCCGGTCGCGCCGGTCCTGGTCATCGAGGGCGTCGGCACGGCCCGCGCCTCGATCGCCCGCCTGCTGGCCTTCACCGTCTGGGTGGACGCGCCGCGGGCGCTGCGCTTCGCGCGGGTCATGGAGCGGGACGGGGCCGAGCTGGAGCCTCGGTGGCTGGAGTGGTTCGCGGCCGAGGAGAAGTGGTTCGCCGAGGACCGGTCCCGCGACCGGGCCGACCTGATCGTCGAGACCGGCCAGACCGGCCAGAGACGGGCGACCGGGCCTACCTGA
- a CDS encoding aldo/keto reductase, producing the protein MDHLNLGRSGLRVSRACLGTMNFGTGHGLAASDEAEAGRIIGAFLDAGGTFIDTADLYHRGETEEIVGRALKGRREWVVLATKGAMPVGTEGRGLSRRHLTRALDASLRRLGTDYVDLYQCHQWDPATPIEETMATLDGFVKAGKVRYLGCSNFTAAQLVESQWAAARVGGTPFVSLQPQYSLIQRVIEAEILPACERHGIGTVVYGTLGGGVLTGRYRHGEAPDPDSRMGRLLGHSLPGANRWARSLLNDRNLDIAHELVRVAAELGAAPAAVALAWVARRPGVTSVLIGPRSVEQLRENLAAFDLDLPQEAVARLDEISHSDLGPMDGSFFHLTPR; encoded by the coding sequence TTGGACCACCTGAATCTCGGCCGTTCCGGCCTGCGCGTCTCCAGGGCCTGCCTGGGCACCATGAACTTCGGCACCGGGCACGGCCTGGCCGCCAGCGACGAGGCCGAGGCGGGCCGGATCATCGGCGCGTTCCTCGACGCGGGCGGCACCTTCATCGACACCGCGGACCTGTACCACCGGGGCGAGACCGAGGAGATCGTCGGCCGTGCGCTGAAGGGCAGGCGCGAGTGGGTCGTGCTGGCCACCAAGGGCGCCATGCCGGTGGGCACGGAGGGGCGCGGCCTGTCGCGGCGCCACCTCACCAGAGCCCTCGACGCCAGCCTGCGCCGGCTCGGCACCGACTACGTGGACCTCTACCAGTGCCACCAGTGGGACCCGGCGACGCCGATCGAGGAGACGATGGCCACGCTGGACGGGTTCGTCAAGGCGGGCAAGGTCCGCTACCTCGGCTGCTCCAACTTCACCGCGGCCCAGCTCGTCGAGTCCCAGTGGGCCGCCGCCCGCGTGGGCGGCACCCCGTTCGTGAGCCTGCAGCCGCAGTACTCGCTCATCCAGCGGGTGATCGAGGCGGAGATCCTGCCGGCGTGCGAGCGGCACGGGATCGGCACCGTCGTGTACGGGACGCTCGGCGGCGGCGTGCTGACCGGCCGCTACAGGCACGGCGAGGCCCCCGACCCCGACAGCCGCATGGGCAGGCTGCTCGGCCACTCCCTCCCCGGCGCGAACCGCTGGGCCCGGTCGCTGCTCAACGACCGCAATCTGGACATCGCCCACGAACTGGTCAGGGTCGCGGCCGAACTCGGCGCCGCACCGGCGGCGGTGGCCCTGGCCTGGGTGGCGCGGCGTCCCGGGGTGACCTCGGTGCTGATCGGCCCGCGATCGGTGGAGCAGCTGCGGGAGAACCTGGCGGCGTTCGACCTCGACCTCCCGCAGGAGGCGGTGGCCAGGCTGGACGAGATCTCCCATAGCGACCTCGGCCCCATGGACGGCTCGTTCTTCCACCTGACCCCCCGCTGA
- a CDS encoding DUF418 domain-containing protein has protein sequence MTRIRELDALRGFAVGGIMLVNTWQHTAKDPRNGVDWVVEALFQSRFYPIFSLLFGISFMLFLRGNSRWALLSRLFWLFCIGLVQHTFYEGEVLTDYAVYGAAVLLPASFLTGVLPVLLLGVAVLAWGLQMGAGALLIPGLFLIGMGLWRLSPSRSLLLPSFAVTALACALLTAAWASQGGWTLYSTAALAGAAAYSLGVLLALRPWLSAVLEPLGRTALTNYVTGTVVIVLATPLLNTDPTRWSVVALAAVTVAAQVLFSRWWLGRFRYGPLEWIWRCLTWFRVVPNRLESGRDRNRPLPDPGVS, from the coding sequence GTGACGCGCATCCGTGAGCTCGACGCCCTCCGCGGCTTCGCGGTGGGCGGCATCATGCTGGTCAACACCTGGCAGCACACCGCCAAGGACCCGCGCAACGGCGTCGACTGGGTCGTCGAGGCGCTGTTCCAGAGCCGGTTCTACCCGATCTTCTCGTTGCTGTTCGGCATCAGCTTCATGCTGTTCCTGCGCGGCAACAGCCGCTGGGCGCTGCTGAGCAGGCTGTTCTGGCTGTTCTGCATCGGGCTGGTCCAGCACACCTTCTACGAGGGCGAGGTGCTGACCGACTACGCCGTCTACGGCGCGGCGGTGCTGCTGCCGGCCTCGTTCCTGACCGGCGTCCTGCCGGTGCTGCTGCTCGGGGTGGCGGTGCTGGCGTGGGGGCTCCAGATGGGCGCCGGGGCGCTGCTGATCCCCGGCCTGTTCCTGATCGGCATGGGGCTGTGGCGGCTGAGCCCGTCCAGGTCGCTGCTGCTGCCCTCGTTCGCGGTCACCGCGCTGGCCTGCGCGCTGCTGACGGCCGCCTGGGCGAGCCAGGGCGGGTGGACGCTCTACAGCACGGCGGCGCTGGCGGGCGCGGCGGCGTACTCGCTGGGGGTGCTGCTGGCGCTGCGGCCATGGTTGTCGGCGGTGCTGGAGCCGCTGGGCAGGACGGCGCTGACCAACTACGTCACGGGCACGGTCGTGATCGTCCTGGCCACCCCGCTGCTGAACACCGACCCGACGCGCTGGTCGGTGGTGGCGCTGGCGGCTGTGACCGTGGCGGCGCAGGTGCTGTTCAGCAGGTGGTGGCTGGGCAGGTTCAGGTATGGGCCACTCGAGTGGATCTGGCGGTGCCTGACCTGGTTTCGAGTGGTGCCCAACCGGTTAGAGTCGGGCCGTGACCGCAATCGCCCTCTGCCAGATCCCGGTGTCTCCTGA
- a CDS encoding histidine phosphatase family protein: MGPTRIMAVRHGESEANLAHREAGSAPLVYERGDDEVTLTDLGRAQAAAFGRSLAGLPAAETPEVVWCSPYLRALDTWRVALRAWGAGPLPLTVDRRLRDQEAGAFARYNVAAIRERFPEEMARREAEGAYAFRPPGGESLADVVVRLRDLLADLRERAAGRRVLIVAHDSVVLGLRHVLGGGPDADLGAVLKFAPVLNASVSVWDGSGLVRFNDVGHL, translated from the coding sequence ATGGGACCGACGCGGATCATGGCGGTGCGACACGGGGAGAGCGAGGCCAACCTCGCCCACCGGGAGGCCGGGTCGGCGCCGCTGGTCTACGAGCGCGGGGACGACGAGGTCACGCTGACGGACCTGGGCCGGGCGCAGGCCGCCGCGTTCGGGCGGTCGCTGGCGGGCCTGCCCGCCGCCGAGACCCCCGAGGTGGTGTGGTGCTCGCCCTACCTCCGGGCGCTCGACACGTGGCGGGTGGCGCTGCGGGCGTGGGGCGCCGGGCCGCTGCCGCTCACCGTGGACAGGCGGCTCAGGGACCAGGAGGCGGGCGCGTTCGCGCGCTACAACGTGGCCGCGATCAGGGAGCGCTTTCCCGAGGAGATGGCGCGGCGGGAGGCCGAGGGCGCCTACGCCTTCCGGCCGCCCGGCGGCGAGTCGCTGGCCGACGTCGTGGTGCGGCTCCGTGACCTTCTCGCCGACCTGCGCGAGCGCGCGGCCGGGCGGCGGGTGCTGATCGTCGCCCACGACTCGGTGGTGCTGGGCCTGCGCCACGTCCTCGGGGGCGGGCCGGACGCGGATCTGGGCGCGGTGCTGAAGTTCGCGCCGGTGCTGAACGCCTCCGTCTCCGTCTGGGACGGCTCGGGGCTCGTCCGGTTCAACGACGTCGGCCACCTCTAG
- a CDS encoding pyridoxal phosphate-dependent aminotransferase yields MTEPLVARMRAFGTTIFAEMSALAAETGSINLGQGFPDTDGPAAMLDRAVQAISSGANQYPPGPGILELRRAISEHRSAHYDLSYDPSGEILVTVGATEAIASAVLALCEPGDEVIAFEPYYDSYAASIALAQARLVAVTMRPVDGRFTFDPDELRAAVTPRTRAILVNSPHNPTGTVFTRAELEVIAELCQERGLIAVTDEVYEHLTFDGVEHIPLATLPGMRERTVMISSAGKTFSVTGWKTGWICAPPALVTAVQTVKQFLTFTSSAPWQLAVAYGLRHELEWVSALRAGLQDKRDRLMEGLAAAGFSVLRPSGTYFVQTDIRPLGFTDGLELTRRLPELAGVVAIPTQVFYDHADRGRHFVRFAFCKKDEVIDEAVTRLKRLST; encoded by the coding sequence GTGACCGAACCACTTGTTGCCAGGATGCGCGCCTTCGGCACGACCATTTTCGCGGAGATGAGCGCGCTCGCCGCCGAGACCGGATCCATCAACCTCGGCCAGGGCTTCCCCGACACCGACGGGCCGGCGGCCATGCTCGACCGCGCGGTCCAGGCGATCTCCTCGGGCGCCAACCAGTATCCGCCGGGTCCGGGGATCCTGGAGCTGCGCCGGGCGATCTCGGAACACCGCTCCGCGCACTACGACCTCTCCTACGACCCGTCGGGCGAGATCCTGGTCACGGTGGGGGCGACCGAGGCCATCGCGTCGGCCGTGCTCGCCCTCTGCGAGCCGGGGGACGAGGTGATCGCCTTCGAGCCGTACTACGACTCGTACGCGGCCTCGATCGCGCTCGCCCAGGCCCGCCTGGTCGCCGTCACGATGCGCCCGGTGGACGGGCGCTTCACGTTCGACCCCGACGAGCTGCGCGCCGCCGTCACCCCGCGCACCCGCGCCATCCTCGTCAACTCGCCGCACAACCCCACCGGCACCGTCTTCACCCGCGCCGAGCTCGAGGTCATCGCCGAGCTCTGCCAGGAGCGCGGGCTGATCGCGGTGACCGACGAGGTGTACGAGCACCTGACGTTCGACGGGGTCGAGCACATTCCGCTGGCCACGCTGCCCGGCATGCGCGAGCGCACGGTGATGATCTCGTCCGCGGGCAAGACGTTCTCGGTCACCGGCTGGAAGACCGGCTGGATCTGTGCCCCTCCCGCCCTGGTCACGGCGGTGCAGACGGTCAAGCAGTTCCTCACGTTCACGTCGAGCGCGCCGTGGCAGCTCGCGGTGGCGTACGGGCTGCGGCACGAGCTCGAGTGGGTCTCCGCGCTGCGCGCCGGCCTCCAGGACAAGCGCGACCGCCTCATGGAGGGCCTGGCGGCCGCCGGGTTCTCCGTCCTGCGGCCCTCCGGCACGTACTTCGTCCAGACGGACATCCGCCCCCTGGGCTTCACCGACGGCCTCGAGCTCACCCGCCGCCTGCCGGAGCTCGCCGGCGTGGTGGCCATCCCGACCCAGGTCTTCTACGACCACGCCGACCGGGGGCGGCACTTCGTCCGGTTCGCGTTCTGCAAGAAGGACGAGGTCATCGACGAGGCCGTGACCCGCCTCAAACGCCTGTCCACCTAA
- a CDS encoding TetR/AcrR family transcriptional regulator — MRADARRNRARVLEAAEVVLARDGLSASMREIASLAGVGVGTIYRQFPAKEDLYQAIVVDRMARLAALADELATAEDAGEAFFRYFTMIVEDSTVKKVLVDALAAAGIDAKAGTPDIRGAIETLLVRAQDAGAVRGDVGMAELLALLSATCLAAQHNGWDEGLRTRTLAIVFDGLRPSPPTR; from the coding sequence ATGCGTGCGGACGCGCGACGCAACCGCGCCCGGGTGCTGGAGGCCGCCGAAGTGGTGCTGGCCAGGGACGGGCTGTCCGCGTCGATGCGCGAGATCGCCTCGCTGGCCGGGGTGGGGGTCGGGACGATCTACCGCCAGTTCCCCGCCAAGGAGGACCTCTACCAGGCGATCGTGGTCGACCGGATGGCGCGGCTGGCCGCGCTGGCCGACGAGCTGGCCACGGCCGAGGACGCCGGGGAGGCGTTCTTCCGGTACTTCACGATGATCGTGGAGGATTCGACCGTCAAGAAGGTGCTCGTGGACGCCCTGGCGGCGGCCGGGATCGACGCCAAGGCCGGGACGCCGGACATCCGGGGGGCCATCGAGACGCTGCTGGTGCGGGCGCAGGACGCCGGGGCGGTCCGGGGGGATGTGGGGATGGCGGAGTTGCTGGCGCTGCTGAGCGCCACGTGCCTGGCGGCGCAGCACAACGGGTGGGACGAGGGCCTGCGGACGAGGACCCTGGCCATCGTCTTCGACGGCCTGCGCCCCTCGCCACCGACCCGATGA
- a CDS encoding SigE family RNA polymerase sigma factor — protein MTETATMAQPSFADLFAAQYHSLVRLAGLLGADDPEDIAQEAFARLHTRRLRDDGAALAYLRSTVCNLTRNRLRHLSLVRLRRPDPPEPARSSEHAVLVSEEHRELLAAVDRLPRRQREALVLRYWLDLSEREIADAMGVSPGSVKTHASRALAALGKALKEEDA, from the coding sequence GTGACCGAAACAGCGACCATGGCGCAGCCGTCGTTCGCCGACCTGTTCGCGGCCCAGTACCACTCCCTGGTACGCCTGGCCGGGCTGCTCGGCGCGGACGACCCCGAGGACATCGCCCAGGAGGCGTTCGCCCGGCTGCACACAAGGCGGTTGCGCGACGACGGGGCCGCCCTGGCCTACCTGCGCTCCACCGTCTGCAACCTGACGCGCAACCGCCTGCGCCACCTCAGCCTCGTACGACTGCGCCGCCCCGACCCTCCCGAACCGGCGCGCAGCAGCGAGCACGCCGTGCTCGTCTCCGAGGAGCACCGCGAGCTGCTGGCCGCCGTGGACCGGCTGCCGCGCCGCCAGCGCGAGGCGCTCGTCCTGCGCTACTGGCTGGACCTGTCGGAACGCGAGATCGCCGACGCCATGGGCGTCTCGCCCGGATCGGTGAAGACGCACGCGAGCCGGGCCCTGGCGGCCCTGGGCAAGGCGCTGAAGGAGGAGGACGCGTGA
- a CDS encoding alpha/beta hydrolase encodes MIIRVVLALALTTPPVMTPPDAGPSACPVAMPPRTTCGFLEVPERRDAPERKIKVGYAVHASTAKDRRPDPVVYMSGGPGSASMQLTGFLSQMFPDRDVVTVEQRGSKYSEPVLGCPETAEALLGQLRRPPADVGAAAVRCRERLREQGVDLRGYNTKEIAADVVALREKLGYDSWNLFGVSYSTRVMMDVAAADPKGVRSVVLDSYLPESVNWYDDADRNLAGTAALLGMKDAFEAMTARLNATPARVTTTDPLLGKAFEARISGDDVATIMAEALHEADFAAVAPAMVGALATGHDELLGAMADAVGQGLVSHEFGLYHAVQCQDEVPFNTYSTKSRLFTVNGDKAVCDAWQLPKAKPVNATTKAPVYVVGGQYDPTTPTRTTEPAAEALPSARFEEFPRASHAVFLTSPCARRKIVGFLDDPKAAPKDDACVDDDAAQPGDLHVTGAPYQISKSPWLAAPFALFALVCLIQLVAGALKGRALAAFGGLAGVAFAGLVGQSVYALATRNETALAVGVPGTAVVYTWIAAASAALTAAALLRERRWPQIAAAAVGAGFLVWWLAWFL; translated from the coding sequence GTGATCATTCGGGTCGTGCTCGCCCTCGCCTTGACGACACCCCCTGTCATGACCCCGCCGGACGCCGGCCCGAGCGCCTGCCCGGTCGCCATGCCGCCCCGTACGACGTGCGGTTTCCTCGAGGTCCCCGAGCGCAGGGACGCGCCGGAGCGGAAGATCAAGGTGGGGTACGCGGTCCACGCCTCCACCGCCAAGGACCGCAGACCCGATCCCGTGGTCTACATGAGCGGCGGCCCCGGGTCGGCGTCCATGCAGCTGACGGGGTTCCTGAGCCAGATGTTCCCCGATCGCGACGTGGTGACGGTCGAGCAGCGCGGCAGCAAGTACTCCGAGCCGGTCCTGGGGTGCCCCGAGACGGCCGAAGCGCTGCTCGGGCAGCTCAGGCGGCCGCCCGCCGACGTCGGCGCGGCGGCCGTCCGCTGCCGCGAGAGGCTCCGGGAGCAGGGCGTCGACCTGCGGGGATACAACACGAAAGAGATCGCGGCCGACGTCGTCGCGTTACGCGAGAAGCTGGGCTACGACTCCTGGAACCTGTTCGGCGTCAGCTACTCCACCAGGGTCATGATGGACGTGGCCGCCGCGGACCCCAAGGGCGTGCGGTCGGTGGTGCTGGACTCGTACCTGCCGGAGAGCGTCAACTGGTACGACGACGCCGACCGCAACCTGGCGGGCACGGCGGCGCTGCTGGGCATGAAGGACGCGTTCGAGGCCATGACGGCCCGGCTGAACGCCACGCCCGCGCGGGTGACGACGACCGACCCGCTGCTCGGCAAGGCGTTCGAGGCGCGGATCAGCGGTGACGACGTGGCCACGATCATGGCGGAGGCGCTGCACGAGGCGGACTTCGCGGCGGTCGCGCCGGCCATGGTCGGCGCGCTCGCGACGGGCCACGACGAGCTGCTGGGGGCGATGGCCGACGCGGTGGGCCAGGGGCTGGTGTCGCACGAGTTCGGGCTGTATCACGCGGTGCAGTGCCAGGACGAGGTCCCGTTCAACACATACAGCACTAAATCCCGACTTTTCACCGTAAACGGGGATAAAGCGGTTTGTGATGCTTGGCAGCTCCCCAAGGCCAAGCCCGTCAACGCCACCACCAAGGCCCCCGTGTACGTGGTGGGCGGCCAGTACGACCCCACCACCCCCACCAGGACCACCGAACCCGCCGCCGAGGCCCTCCCCAGCGCCCGGTTCGAGGAGTTCCCCCGCGCCTCCCACGCCGTCTTCCTGACCAGCCCCTGCGCCCGCCGCAAGATCGTCGGGTTCCTCGACGATCCGAAGGCCGCCCCGAAGGACGACGCGTGCGTCGACGACGACGCCGCGCAGCCGGGCGACCTGCACGTGACCGGCGCCCCGTACCAGATCTCGAAGTCGCCCTGGCTGGCCGCGCCCTTCGCGCTGTTCGCCCTCGTCTGTCTGATCCAGCTGGTCGCGGGCGCGCTGAAGGGCCGGGCGCTGGCGGCGTTCGGCGGGCTGGCCGGCGTGGCCTTCGCCGGGCTGGTCGGGCAGTCCGTGTACGCCCTGGCCACCCGGAACGAGACCGCGCTCGCCGTCGGAGTGCCCGGCACGGCCGTCGTCTACACCTGGATCGCCGCCGCCTCGGCCGCGCTGACCGCCGCCGCGCTCCTGCGCGAGCGGCGCTGGCCGCAGATCGCGGCGGCCGCCGTCGGCGCCGGATTCCTCGTATGGTGGTTGGCCTGGTTCCTGTGA
- a CDS encoding carbon-nitrogen hydrolase family protein — MTAIALCQIPVSPDPATNLERVQEALARAEGADLAIFPEATLTRYGRRITDLAEPLDGPFVSGLAQAARKHGLAVIAGVFEPGDDRVHNTAVAIDAQGAVRAAYRKIHLFDSFGAKESDLVAPGAEPTVVELAGLRVGLVTCYDVRFPELARALVDQGAELFAVIAAWGSGPLKEDHWVTLVRARALENTMWTAAVGQAPNPAESSDGYGVGRSMLVDPLGVIRADLGTAPGVQIVRVDHEWTTAARATLPCLQHRVL; from the coding sequence GTGACCGCAATCGCCCTCTGCCAGATCCCGGTGTCTCCTGACCCGGCCACCAACCTCGAACGGGTCCAGGAGGCGCTCGCCCGGGCCGAAGGGGCCGACTTGGCGATCTTCCCCGAGGCGACGCTCACCCGCTACGGCCGGCGCATCACGGACCTGGCCGAGCCGCTGGACGGGCCGTTCGTGTCGGGCCTGGCGCAGGCGGCCAGGAAGCACGGGCTGGCGGTGATCGCCGGGGTGTTCGAGCCGGGCGACGACCGCGTGCACAACACGGCCGTGGCCATCGACGCCCAGGGCGCGGTGCGGGCCGCGTACCGGAAGATCCACCTGTTCGACTCCTTCGGCGCGAAGGAGTCCGACCTGGTCGCGCCCGGCGCCGAGCCGACCGTGGTGGAGCTCGCGGGGCTCAGGGTCGGCCTCGTCACCTGCTACGACGTGCGTTTCCCCGAGCTGGCCAGGGCGCTCGTGGACCAGGGCGCCGAGCTGTTCGCGGTGATCGCCGCGTGGGGCTCCGGGCCGCTCAAGGAGGACCACTGGGTCACCCTGGTCAGGGCCCGGGCGCTGGAGAACACGATGTGGACGGCCGCCGTCGGCCAGGCGCCCAACCCGGCCGAGTCGTCCGACGGCTACGGGGTGGGCCGCAGCATGCTGGTCGACCCCCTGGGTGTGATCCGCGCCGACCTGGGCACGGCACCCGGTGTGCAGATCGTGCGGGTGGATCACGAATGGACAACAGCGGCCAGGGCGACCCTGCCGTGCCTCCAACACCGGGTTCTCTGA
- a CDS encoding CaiB/BaiF CoA transferase family protein, protein MLGPLGDIVVLDLSRALAGPHAAQMLGDLGARVIKVEHPDGGDESRGWGPPFVGPDHEISTYFLAANRNKQSIAVDLKSADGKRLIERLVRQSDVLIENFRTGVLDRLGFSVERLHELNPRLVILSITGFGHDGPEGGRPGYDQIAQGEAGLMSLTGPSPDEPYRVGASIADLLAGIHGAYGVTGALYERERTGRGRVVRTSLLAAITGVHAYHGTAWTVGGKVPAAGGNHHASIAPYGAFRCADGMLQIAAANDGQWKKVATLLGIDPDAAKYATNRDRFAHRDELIADMEKALAAHDRAHWLARLGEEGVPAGAIRTLDEVYAWDQTRSQGLVVEVEHPVLGTIELPGPPLRFDGLEGFEHTAPPALGQDGDAVLAWLEERER, encoded by the coding sequence TTGCTCGGACCCCTCGGTGACATCGTCGTGCTCGATCTGTCCAGGGCCCTGGCCGGGCCGCACGCGGCGCAGATGCTGGGTGACCTGGGCGCTCGGGTGATCAAGGTGGAGCATCCGGACGGGGGCGACGAGTCGCGCGGGTGGGGGCCGCCGTTCGTCGGGCCGGATCACGAAATTTCGACTTATTTCCTGGCAGCCAACCGCAACAAGCAGTCCATCGCCGTCGACCTCAAGTCCGCCGACGGCAAGCGGCTCATCGAGCGCCTCGTCCGCCAGAGCGACGTCCTGATCGAGAACTTCCGCACCGGCGTGCTCGACCGCCTGGGCTTCTCCGTCGAGCGCCTCCACGAGCTCAACCCCCGCCTGGTCATCCTGTCGATCACCGGCTTCGGCCACGACGGCCCGGAGGGCGGGCGGCCCGGCTACGACCAGATCGCCCAGGGCGAGGCCGGCCTGATGTCGCTGACCGGGCCGTCGCCCGACGAGCCCTACCGCGTCGGCGCCTCCATCGCCGACCTGCTCGCCGGCATCCACGGCGCGTACGGCGTCACCGGCGCCCTCTACGAGCGCGAGCGCACCGGCAGGGGCCGCGTCGTGCGCACCTCGCTGCTGGCCGCGATCACCGGCGTCCATGCCTACCACGGCACCGCCTGGACGGTCGGCGGCAAGGTGCCGGCGGCCGGCGGCAACCACCACGCCTCCATCGCCCCCTACGGCGCCTTCCGCTGCGCCGACGGCATGCTGCAGATCGCCGCCGCCAACGACGGCCAGTGGAAGAAGGTGGCCACGCTCCTCGGCATCGACCCCGACGCCGCGAAATACGCCACCAACCGTGACAGGTTCGCGCACCGGGACGAGCTGATCGCGGACATGGAGAAGGCCCTGGCGGCCCACGACCGCGCCCACTGGCTGGCCAGGCTGGGCGAGGAGGGCGTGCCCGCGGGCGCGATCAGGACGCTCGACGAGGTCTACGCCTGGGACCAGACCCGCTCGCAGGGGCTGGTCGTCGAGGTGGAGCACCCGGTGCTGGGCACGATCGAGCTGCCCGGGCCGCCGCTGCGCTTCGACGGTCTCGAGGGGTTCGAGCACACCGCGCCACCCGCCCTCGGCCAGGACGGCGACGCCGTGCTCGCCTGGCTCGAAGAGCGTGAACGATGA